The DNA segment CTGcctcagactctttttttttttttttttttttggttcttttttttggagctggggaccgaacctagggccttgcgcttcctaggtaagcgctctaccactgagctaaatccccagccccctgcctcagactcttAAGGCAACTTCTAACTCAGGATAGTTACACCCTATTTCCAGGAGCTGCTGCTGGAAGTCAGCCTCCTCCTTGCCCCTACCCTGCAGgcggagtgggtggttgggacgGAAGGGGAAAGTGGTCAGAGGGTCCTGTGGATGAACATGCTGGGCTTGTCAACATGGCTTTGTGACCAGGATCTATGTGTGTGAAGCTGCGAGAAGCTAAGGGGTCTTCCCCTTTTCCATTGGTCAGGCCTGGGGCAGACAGGAACAGAGGAGTCGGTGGCATCTGGAAACACAGGGAGTGGCCGATATAGGGTTGGCCCAGGTTTGTCTGGCTGGCTCTGTGGAGTTAGGTGAAGTGTGGTGTCCAGCTGCTCGGCAAGCCAGATCTGATTGCCATATCAGGTCTCCTCGGGTTCACTGTGGGCCTTTGGGTGCCTTGTCTATCAGTAAATAGCTCTCCCTGCCGGGACTGGTCCCTTGGGTGTCAGGGGGAGAACCAAAGACGAAAGGGCTCACAGGATACAGAATGAGCCCTACTCTCAGGTCCTGCCCTTCTTCTGCCCCCCGTCCCCTCTCCCCCTATTCCTGGAGAAGCAATTCACTGGCAAATAACAAGAATATGTCCAGGTCCTATGGGCCTTGCCTTGTTTCCACGTATGCTCTGTGGGCCTAGGGGGTACGACATACGACCAAGAGCAGTCCACTGGGGATGCAGGCTAGTGGATCTGCAGCTCTCTTCTCCaccgtgtgcttgtgtgtgggtgCCCACACTGCCAGTCTGGGTCTCTGAGTGTTGGCAGCCTGAGGCTCCCAGTGGCCCTCCTTGGTTCCTGTCACCCAGGGCAACGTTGCCGGGTTAGAGAACTCGGAACtagccctcccttcctcttccccaggaatcctcccctaactcctccaaagtGCTTCTGCTCTCTTCCTCAGAATCTATTTCTGAGTTGGGATCCAGGCATCTCGTCGTCGGTAGGGAGCTGGGTCCCAGACTTGCAGGAGGCAAGggcaaagagaggagaagaggaaccAGAGCAGGGGTCGGGACTGGAAAACAGCTGCATCACAGCTGGCCTGCCCCCAGGTTCCACCTTATCTCTGTTCGGGAGGCTGCCCTGCCGGCCTAGATTTGACAGCCTGCGGGCTGAGGGTGTATGTGGTGGTTCTGCCTGAGCCCCTGGGCCCAGAGCCTGTAGGAAGGTTATAGATTTGATTTGTAACTAGAGTCACTCTCTAGTTTGTGGAGCTTGGGGACATTCCCAGGGTGCAGGGTATAGATACAGCGTCACTTGGAGGGGGGGTCCTTAAGGATACTGGGGTCAGATGATATCCTTCTTATCTGGCTGGAGGGTCCAGAGTGGGGCCCTGTCTCCTGAAAACCCCCATCCCATATCAAAAAATAAACCTCAACCAGGGTTGCATTCCAGGAGTCTGCTGTCTCACCTGCAGCTCTCCCTGGTCTCACTTTTGAGGCAGAAAGGGGCGGCTGGGAAGCTGGGCCTCTTGACCTTTACCCCCTGCTCTCTGCTGTGTTCTTCTAAAGGGCCTGAGTGGACAGGGcgttctgtttcctctttaacctTCTTCTTGACTGAACCTCAGTTTCTCTTGTCTGTCTCTAAAACCCATATGTCTTAGTTGGATCGCTAGGGTCACTCGTGAGGAGGACCGTGAGGAGGACCGGCTGGGATGGGTGAGTTCTGAGGCCAGGGAGACCAAGCGCTCTCCCGCATCTAGTTATTGATGATGAGCTCTACTCCCAGAGCTAGGAAGGAGCCAGCTAAGGTTTCCATCTCTCCAAAGCACCCTTCACCACGACCTGTCCCCAATCACTGGGGAGGTGGCGCCGGAGCTCGCAGCGGGCCGAGCCCGCCTCTGCCCGCAGCCGCTGTCACCCTCCCCGTCCTGGGCCCCGTCAAGCCGGGAGCGACACCTACCTCACCAGGATGGCCACCCCCACGTCCTCGCAGTTGGCATACAGCCGGGCCCACGTAGCCTGAACCGCCTTCCTCTCCGCCTCGGACAGCTCCTCGTTCCTCTCCCTGCGCTCTATCTCCATGTCGCCCGGCACTTTCTCCATGAGCTGCTCCGATCCCAGAGCAGCTTCGCTCGGCGGCGGGCGCGGGGAGCCGAGGCCGGTGCGTGcgaggcgggcgggcgggcgagcGGGCGGGCGGGCGCGGAGTAGAGCGCCGGAGGGagggagcgtgtgtgtgtgtgtgtgtgtgtgtgtgtgtgtgtgtgtctgtgcgcgccgagtgtgtgtgcgcgcgggTGTGCAGGGTATATGTGCGAGGGGCGGGGGACTGCGAGCTGGGGGCGGGGATGTGGtctgctgggaaaaaaaaaatgttaaaaaaaaaaatgaatccgcTCCAAAATCTCAGTCCTGTTTTGGGGAGTCAATTTTGGCAAGGTGAAGGAGGTTAGGCGGGATGAGGGGTGTCACGGCTGACGGCTGCCCGCCTGATCACCCACCCGTTAGCAAGGCCACCGCGGTCCGGGCAGGGAGAGGTAGGTGTGGCCAATgtgcagaaggggctgggaagatcgGGGGTCACGCGGCGCTGGGCAGCGTGGGGTGTACTGGAGTGTGCCCCGGGGATGGTGCGGAGTTGAGGGTGCCCAGTCTCAGCTCTCGATATGTGGTGTCTggacgtgagtgtgtgtgtgtgtgtgtgtgtgtgtgtgtgtgtgtgtgtgtgtgtgtgtgtatacccttAACGAAGTAGGGATCTGACTCAAAGTCAAACACACCCAGGCATCGCCTGCTTTGGAGGAACTTGCAGAGAAATCTGGGCTTCCCCTGTAGCCCTGCCACTCCTGAACTGGAGACTGGGCCGAGGCACCGTTGTCAGACGTAGGGACCTCAAGTTCTGGCAGGTTTCGAGCGATGGGTAGTCTCTCTTCCCATCTGCTCTTCCAGCTGGCCCTTTGAACTTGTGCACATGTCCAGTCTGGGGAGCCAGAGTCCTGTGCCCCACTTCCCTCCCCACCAATGCCTCCCCAGCGAGTCCTGAGTGGCTAGTTAATGATAGGACCAGACACTGTCCTGAATTATGGCCCTGGCCTTAGTGAAATGAAGTTCCACAGAGAGGCAGTCAGGCAGGTATGATGGGTTGGCTCTGGGCAGCTGGAAGTTCTGAGTAAGGCACCAGGCAGTGAAGACATTTGTCACCGTTGAGGGTTCAATTTGAGAACTGAAAGGCAGATCCTTCATCTCCGTAGGCTGCTCAGGGAGAGGTGACACTGGGACAGAGGGGAGGACTGCAGTCTTGAGAAAACCAGAAACCTCATCTGCCATCAGCTGCTCAGGCCTGCGCGGCAGACAGCAGGACCCCTGAGACCACGGAGGCCTAGTCCTAACACAGATAATTGGGCTGTCTCTGGCTCTCCCCACGTCCCCAAGGCTGTTGCCCAGGAAGTGGTTCTCCCCTTCAGCTTTGGTCCCTGTTGATTTAAAATCTTTAAAGGCATTTGCCCCACAAATCTTGACAGTTTGAGTCccgtccctgggacccacagggtcGAAGGAaggaactgactcctgcaagctgccccaccccccacaccaACAATTTAAAAATCTATAGAAAATACAGACTTGAAGGTTCAGTCACAGAGGGTAAATAAGAACCTTTGTAGGCCAGCAGGGCCCTCCCTGCAGCTCAGTGTTGGGGTGCCTGATGGAACTCCTGGGTGGCGGCATTACCTCCCATCTTGCTTAGGGAAGGAAAGCTGAAGGTCCTGGAGAGGGTGGGGGCAGTGTGGGTTCAGGTCCCAACATCACTCAGCCCTTGTCCCAGCCCCGTGGTGCTGGCTCCAGCTTTCCTGTCCTGTCCACCAGGAGGTCCAGGTGGGATGTGCAAAGAATGTTAATATTGATTCTCAACCTCTCTTCTGACTGCCGTACCTCATAACTTAGGACGTATTGGTATGGTAGTTTAGTACATAATTGATAAGCTTATAATTTCTATCTAAATTATATAAGGTTGTTATATAAGATAGAATTTATAGTTCTGTGTGCACACCTCGACTCTGCCTTTTACTGCAAAGGGAGTGTAATTAGAAGAGCTCAGAGGGCACGGGGGAGGCccggtgcacacacacacacactcacatgcatgtacatacatgcacgggCATGCACACGCATGCTCCGCTCTCTGTCCCATCAtccattccttctcctctctgccattctctcctgcctcagctcttctGCCTAGTGGCCTGCCAGGGAAAATTGACTACCTTTCCTGTCGGCGGCAGAGTTGGCTGAGGGCCCCTCCTTCTCTGGCACCTGCACGTTCAGACACCTCCTGCGGTAGCTCGCTCTTTCTCTCCTGTATGGGAGACTGAACTTAGGGCCTTGGAACCCCGGGCGAGTACTCTGCCGCTGAGCTTTCTCCTCAGACCTCTTTGAGAGActcttcccaggctggcctccaatgcTCTCTGTAGCTCCGCCAGGCTTTGAATGTGAGTGAGGTGCTCCTCCCCTCCCCGGTGGCTTACAGGTCTTTGTCACTGGGCCAAGGCCCCAGATCCTCTTTGAAGTTATCCTTGATGCTTGCAATTCCCCAAGTGCTCTGCAGGTGTCTGTAACACTGGATGGAGGGAAGTCGCTCATTTAACTCGGTTGCACTACCTGCCAAAAACCTGGATAGTGTTGAACGCTCTGGGTAGGACATTCTGGATAGGCACTCGGGGTCACCTTGCATGTCTTGAAGGAGGCTGGCTTACTCTGCCACTAGGAGGGGAGATCTTGGGCCTGGTGAGTTTAATCTCTCTTCACAAGGTCAGGTCTGCTCACTCCACTAATCAGCTTGAATCTCCTAATCCCTTCCCAGGAACTTCAGGAAACACAGCGGTGGCTTGGGAGAGGCGGCCTGGCCATTGTGGGCCCCCTGGCCTGTGGCCTTCTTCAGCAGGGTTGGTCGTCGGTGGGGATGGGGCAGCTGAACCATGTGCACCACCCTCTTCCTGCTCAGCGTGGCCATGCTGTGGCGCCGTAGATTTACCAACCGAGTCGAACCGTGAGAAACTGATGGGGCTGTGGACTGGGGTGGTGGCGAGGAGGGACTACCAGGGAAGGTTACAGAGCAGCCCAGGGTGAACAGACCTGGTCTGGGAAGGGATTCAAAGGACACCCTGGAAGGGTCACTCTCACAGCTGGTGGTGCTGGGTTGAAACAGCCAGCCCAGTAGTCCTGTGCTGCTGGACTGTGGAAAGGAGGTGGGGCCGAGGCTGAGCGTTGCCTACAGGTTCTCTTGCCTGCTCTTCCCTTCCAGAGAGCCTAGCAGAGTGGATGGGACAGTCGTGGGCAGCAGCTCGGAAACAGACTTTCAAGCTACCAGCAGGTAAAAGAGTCAGGGTGGGAAAAGTGGTGCTAAGGAAACTATtggtgtgcgcgcgcgcgcgggtTCCAGCCTTCACCATAGTCACTCCTTGTGTAGTGGGCAGGTTAGGTGGGAGAGGGAGTCCTTGTTCCCCCTTTCAGCACCAATGCTGTGTTGCTTTTTGCTTCTGTGATGTGTGGGGCAGTCCCCACGAGGACCTTCTGTTGAAGGAGCAGCGAGCAGAGGGAAGAGGCAGGAGCCACTCTGGGTCAATTTGCTGCTCTCTTGTCCTtgccatcccccaaccccctccgCCACCGACGGGATCTGCAGCTCGGTTGCCTGAACCTCCACCGGGATTCGCTGTCCAGTCCCCAATAGAAGGCGCAGGAGGAGCATGACGTCATCGACACTGAGTGCCATTGGCTGGGCAGCCCCTGCGGGCAGGACGCTGTCTCCAGTGGCCTGGAAGTTAACTCTTCCTTAGGTTGAAGTCACGTGGCCTTGGGGGGGGGGACAAAGTTGTGCATGCTTCTAGACTTTTCCTTCCCTGGTTTATCAGAGTCTCCACGTCCATCAGGACACTACAAAAGTGTCAAATTAGTAGTACCTATGTGTAAGACATTATGCCCCATGGACTCCGGAGCATGGGCAACATCTCAGGATCAACTCTCACTCCTAGTGAAACCGAAGGGCAAAAAAGATCTCCTGGGGCTCTGGGATTCAGGGCCCACAGAAGGAGGGCATCCTTACTAACTTGGCTCAGCGAGTGTGGGAGGGTAAACATATACCATGCTCCCTAAAGCTGGAGTTGTTGTAAAGCTGCAAGGTTGCTGAAGCACAGGGAACGTTAACAGCTGAGCTTGTGTTAGCCCAGCCGCACTCCTGACTGCACAGCCACACTCCTGGCTGAGTACTTGATGGGTGCTtcctagtcttttcttttttgtttgcttgtatttatttatttatttatttatttatttatttatttatttattttttgaaacagggtctcactgtgttgctCTGGTTGGCcaggaacttgttatgtagaccaggccggcttCAAACTCTCAAagatctgcccacttctgcctctTGTGCACTGCAATTGAAGATATGCCCTACTATTCCCAGCTCCCAAACTTTTCTTATACAGTAATTCTCGATAACTATAGGCTTAACAGGACATGTTGGTTTATAATCGGTTGGTAGTGACTGAGTAACAGCAAGATTTGAATGGGGGACCATCTGACTTCCAAGTATGTCTTgcctacaaaaataaataaataaaaaacggGCCTAGACCTCCTGACAAAAGAGAAAAGGCCAAATCTGGGGACTACCTGGGCAGGCCTAGCCTGATGCCTTTTAACTCCTTGGCTCCCAGTTACCTGGAAGGCTGTTGAGGGGAGCTGACACAGGGTTGGCTGGACTGCCACAGGGGTAGTGGCTgggtggaggtaggaggaagaGTCCCCAGACATGACAAGTTTAACCCTTCCACCTCCTGACTCCAGTGCTTCTTTCCCTCTGTTCAGGGAGAAAGAACCTGTGACATAGGCCTTCCCTTCTTCAGGCAGCTCGGCTTTGGGGACTGCAACCCATCA comes from the Rattus norvegicus strain BN/NHsdMcwi chromosome 10, GRCr8, whole genome shotgun sequence genome and includes:
- the Prcd gene encoding photoreceptor disk component PRCD isoform X2 codes for the protein MCTTLFLLSVAMLWRRRFTNRVEPEPSRVDGTVVGSSSETDFQATSSSVA
- the Prcd gene encoding photoreceptor disk component PRCD isoform X1; its protein translation is MCTTLFLLSVAMLWRRRFTNRVEPEPSRVDGTVVGSSSETDFQATSREKEPVT